A single region of the Malaclemys terrapin pileata isolate rMalTer1 chromosome 4, rMalTer1.hap1, whole genome shotgun sequence genome encodes:
- the KLHL28 gene encoding kelch-like protein 28: MDTCLLPLQRRLTQMDQSSPTYMLANLTHLHSEQLLQGLNLLRQHHELCDIILRVGDVKIHAHKVVLASISPYFKAMFTGNLSEKENSEVEFQCIDEAALQAIVEYAYTGTVFISQDTVESLLPAANLLQIKLVLKECCTFLESQLDPGNCIGISRFAETYGCHDLYLAANKYICQNFEDVCQTEEFFELTHAELDEIVSNDCLNVVTEETVFYALESWIKYDVQERQKYLAQLLHCVRLPLLSVKFLTRLYEANHLIRDDHTCKHLLNEALKYHFMPEHRLSHQTVLTTRPRCAPKVLCAVGGKAGLFACLESVEMYFPQKDSWIGLAPLSIPRYEFGICVLDQKIYVVGGIATHMCQGINYRKHESSVECWDPDTNTWTSLERMNESRSTLGVVVLAGELYALGGYDGQSYLQSVEKYIPKVKEWQPVAPMSKTRSCFAAAVLDGMIYAIGGYGPAHMNSMERYDPSKDSWETVASMADKRINFGVAVMLGFIFVVGGHNGVSHLSSIERYDPHQNQWTVCRPMKEPRTGVGAAVIDNYLYVVGGHSGSSYLNTVQKYDPISDTWLDSAGMMYCRCNFGLTAL; the protein is encoded by the exons ATGGACACCTGCTTACTTCCTCTTCAGAGACGGTTAACACAG ATGGACCAGTCGTCTCCAACCTACATGCTTGCCAACTTAACCCACTTACATTCTGAACAGCTTTTGCAGGGCTTGAACCTCCTTCGCCAACATCACGAGCTGTGTGACATTATCCTTAGAGTTGGCGATGTCAAGATCCATGCGCACAAAGTGGTACTTGCTAGCATCAGCCCATATTTCAAAGCCATGTTCACTGGAAATCTTTCAGAGAAAGAGAACTCCGAGGTAGAGTTCCAGTGCATTGACGAGGCAGCGCTGCAGGCTATAGTGGAATACGCATACACAGGGACTGTATTCATCTCGCAGGACACCGTAGAGTCACTTCTTCCAGCTGCAAATCTTCTTCAGATCAAACTTGTGCTAAAGGAATGTTGCACATTTCTTGAAAGTCAGCTAGATCCTGGCAATTGCATTGGGATTTCTCGTTTCGCAGAGACGTATGGCTGCCATGACCTCTACCTGGCTGCTAACAAATACATTTGTCAGAATTTTGAAGACGTTTGTCAGACTGAAGAATTTTTTGAGCTTACACATGCTGAATTAGATGAAATTGTTTCAAATGACTGTTTGAATGTTGTCACAGAAGAGACAGTTTTTTATGCACTGGAGTCTTGGATCAAGTACGATGTGCAGGAGCGACAGAAGTACTTAGCACAGCTGCTACACTGTGTCCGGTTGCCACTGCTGAGTGTTAAGTTTCTTACTAGGTTGTATGAAGCAAACCATCTTATTCGTGATGACCATACTTGTAAACATCTTCTGAATGAAGCCCTGAAATACCACTTTATGCCTGAACATAGACTTTCCCATCAGACTGTGTTGACAACACGACCACGTTGTGCTCCTAAAGTACTTTGTGCTGTAGGAGGAAAAGCTGGTTTATTTGCTTGTTTGGAAAG TGTTGAGATGTATTTTCCCCAGAAAGACTCCTGGATAGGTCTGGCGCCTCTTAGCATTCCCCGCTATGAATTTGGAATATGtgtcctggaccagaaaatataTGTTGTAGGAGGGATTGCAACCCACATGTGTCAAGGCATCAATTACCGAAAACATGAAAGTTCAGTGGAATGCTGGGATCCTGATACAAATACCTGGACATCTCTTGAAAGAATGAATGAGAGCCGAAGTACTCTTGGAGTAGTGGTTCTAGCAGGAGAACTGTATGCCTTAGGTGGCTATGATGGGCAATCTTATTTACAATCAGTAGAGAAATACATTCCAAAGGTTAAGGAATGGCAACCAGTGGCCCCAATGAGTAAAACAAGAAgttgttttgctgctgctgtcttGGATGGAATGATATATGCCATTGGTGGTTATGGTCCTGCCCATATGAACAG CATGGAACGTTATGATCCAAGTAAAGACTCATGGGAGACAGTAGCTTCAATGGCAGACAAAAGGATAAACTTTGGTGTTGCTGTCATGCTGGGCTTCATTTTTGTAGTGGGCGGACACAATGGGGTGTCTCACTTGTCAAGCATTGAGAGATATGACCCACATCAAAATCAGTGGACGGTGTGTAGACCTATGAAGGAACCCAGAACAG GAGTTGGTGCAGCTGTAATTGATAACTACCTTTATGTAGTCGGAGGTCACTCAGGATCATCCTATCTGAACACCGTACAGAAATATGACCCTATCTCAGATACATGGCTGGACTCTGCTGGTATGATGTACTGTCGATGCAATTTTGGTTTGACTGCACTTTGA